The following proteins come from a genomic window of Endomicrobiales bacterium:
- a CDS encoding site-2 protease family protein — MPLIVQLVVLMFSVIVHEVAHGWVASLNGDNTAKAYGRITLNPIPHIDLFGTIILPLAFLLSGSSMFIGWAKPVPINPSMFRNYKLGLITVSLAGPFSNVCLALIGSLTLYFLKSTGLMHSAFGVAAYQFAFIIIFINVFLFILNLIPIPPLDGSKVLENFLPHSVRMHFRQFETYGIILVIILFFSGIFSRVFMPLIAFIINILTGGAYSL; from the coding sequence ATGCCATTAATCGTTCAACTTGTTGTTTTAATGTTTTCTGTAATTGTGCATGAAGTTGCGCATGGCTGGGTTGCAAGTTTAAATGGCGACAATACCGCAAAGGCGTATGGTCGCATTACTTTAAACCCAATTCCTCATATTGACCTATTTGGAACAATAATTCTGCCATTGGCTTTTTTGCTTTCAGGCAGTTCTATGTTTATTGGCTGGGCAAAGCCAGTGCCAATTAATCCTTCGATGTTTCGCAATTATAAGTTAGGTTTAATAACCGTTTCTCTTGCGGGCCCGTTCTCAAATGTGTGCTTAGCACTTATTGGCTCACTAACATTATATTTTCTAAAAAGCACTGGTTTAATGCATTCTGCATTTGGTGTGGCAGCATATCAGTTTGCGTTTATAATCATCTTTATAAATGTATTCTTGTTTATTTTAAATTTAATACCAATACCTCCTCTTGACGGTAGTAAGGTGTTAGAAAATTTCTTACCACACTCTGTAAGAATGCATTTTAGGCAGTTTGAAACATATGGTATAATTCTAGTTATTATATTGTTTTTCTCTGGTATTTTTTCAAGGGTTTTTATGCCATTGATAGCTTTTATTATCAATATTTTAACAGGTGGGGCTTATAGCTTATGA